The Schistocerca americana isolate TAMUIC-IGC-003095 unplaced genomic scaffold, iqSchAmer2.1 HiC_scaffold_534, whole genome shotgun sequence genome has a segment encoding these proteins:
- the LOC124586096 gene encoding piggyBac transposable element-derived protein 4-like, producing the protein CHGSAVIHVKTYLCVLSLYIIQLFVIMFRRGLSDAEIADLINHSDTLDNVESDSDDSECNGVFEEDEIDDSLSSDEDENDVEGVASNPAAVPYPKDSEWTAVDTYRPLPVNTTPRQILVDIDESSSVLDCSKVFLTDSDVNELKRQTNLYASQTIQKKRRGNNLKPHSVLSSWKPVTISEMRRFLGIIFHMCVSKKPKIADHWSTNPVLSCNFCPHVMSRLRFTQILSCLHLVDNSNQKKPGEDGFHPLYKVLPYYNNLKERCIQAYRPSEKVTIDEGICPFRGRVSFRVYMQNKPHKYGLKVYAVAEASSGYVVNFEVYAGKHIVDNSSSAVILRLLSDSSLLNKGHTVYLDRFYSSPELFQQLAEKGTGAVGTVNKSRKGLPKDLVSAKLKKGEMSFRRKDNVLAMKWKDKRDVYTLSTRHQATFGTHTKRNGSVVLKPLQVLDYNLNKIGVDIGDQRLQYNPFQHRTVKWWRKLYFHLLLMGVSNAFWLYNAVHRKKITITDFITVLAVQLVEDDTLEFIPRNEGTVGRLTKRHFLQHIPATTKKYAARVCHVCSSRSKKQSGKASRKETRYECEQCGVALCLEPCFKIFHTKKQYDSV; encoded by the exons atgtcacggcagcgctgtaattcatgttaaaacttatctttgcgttctcagtctgtatatcattcagttgtttgtcatcatgtttcggcgcggtttatcagacgcagaaattgcggatttgatcaatcatagcgacactctggataatgtagagagtgattcagacgattctgaatgcaatggtgtgtttgaag aagacgagattgatgacagtttgtcttcagatgaagacgagaatgatgttgaaggtgttgcttcaaatccagcagctgtgccgtatccgaaagacagtgagtggactgcagttgacacctaccgacctctgcctgtcaacacgacacccaggcagatactagtggatattgatgagtcgagttctgtactggattgcagtaaagtgttccttactgacagtgacgtaaatgaactcaagagacagacaaatttgtatgcatcacagacaatacagaagaaaagaagaggaaataatctgaagccccattcagttttgagttcgtggaagccagtgactataagtgagatgaggcgtttcttgggtattattttccacatgtgtgtttcgaaaaagccaaaaattgcggaccattggagcactaatcctgttcttagttgtaacttttgtccccatgtcatgagccgtttgcgtttcactcagatactgtcatgcttgcatcttgttgacaattcaaatcagaaaaaaccaggcgaagatggatttcatccactttacaaagttttgccatattataataatttgaaggagcgatgtatccaggcatatcgtccctcagaaaaagtgacaattgatgaaggaatttgcccatttcgaggtcgtgtgagtttccgtgtttacatgcaaaataagcctcataagtatggactgaaagtatatgctgttgctgaagccagtagtggctatgttgtaaattttgaagtttatgctggtaagcatattgttgacaattcttcgtctgcggttattttgcgattgttgtctgacagcagcttgctgaacaaaggccacactgtgtatttagatcgattttattccagtccagagctatttcagcaactggcagagaaaggcactggagctgttggtactgtgaacaaatccaggaaaggattgcctaaagatttagtatctgctaagctgaaaaagggcgaaatgtcttttcggcgtaaagataatgtattggcaatgaagtggaaagataagagagatgtgtatacattgtctacaaggcatcaagcaacatttggtacgcatactaagagaaatgggtctgtagtattgaaaccacttcaggtacttgattacaacctcaataaaattggagtggatattggagaccaacgcctgcagtacaatccgttccagcacagaactgtgaaatggtggcgaaaattatatttccatttgctgcttatgggagtatcaaatgcattttggctgtacaatgcagtgcacaggaagaaaattacaataacagactttataacagtgcttgcagttcagcttgttgaagacgacacacttgaattcattccaagaaatgaaggaactgtaggtcggctaacaaagagacattttttgcagcacatacctgcaactactaagaagtatgctgctcgtgtgtgtcacgtgtgcagttccaggagcaagaaacagagtggcaaggcttctcgcaaagagacacgatacgaatgtgaacagtgtggcgttgcactctgcctggaaccttgctttaaaattttccacactaaaaaacaatatgattctgtgtga